The following coding sequences are from one Humulus lupulus chromosome X, drHumLupu1.1, whole genome shotgun sequence window:
- the LOC133805538 gene encoding uncharacterized protein LOC133805538, whose amino-acid sequence MILSEFEINFVPQKAIKGQALADFLVAHPIPDNMELREDLPDEEVFTVETSSWQLFFDGGARNSRAGVGIVFVMPSGGLIPYSFHILAICTNNVAEYEALIIALKIALEMKIQSLEVFGDSILDIKQMSGEFAIRHENLIPYHEKAKYLLAQFQDITLNHIPISKNGKANVLANLTASLTLPEERDIQITIGECHVLPQSTERVKEENTVNLITFHDNANETDWRQPIKDYIQKGVLPEDLKEK is encoded by the coding sequence ATGATTTTGTCagaatttgaaattaattttgtCCCACAAaaagcaataaaaggacaagcgtTGGCTGATTTTCTGGTAGCACACCCAATTCCGGACAATATGGAGTTACGAGAAGATCTTCCAGACGAAGAAGTTTTCACAGTCGAGACTTCATCATGGCAACTATTTTTTGATGGGGGAGCAAGAAACAGTAGGGCAGGTGTTGGCATTGTCTTTGTGATGCCGTCAGGAGGCCTGATACCTTACTCTTTTCATATTCTGGCTATATGCACCAATAATGTagcagaatacgaagcattaaTTATCGCCCTCAAAATTGCACTCGAAATGAAAATACAGTCATTGGAAGTATTTGGTGATTCGATTTTGGATATTAAACAAATGAGTGGCGAATTTGCAATCAGGCATGAGAATTTAATCCCTTACCATGAAAAGGCTAAATACTTGCTTGCTCAATTTCAAGATATCACCCTAAATCATATCCCTATATCAAAAAATGGTAAAGCTAATGTGTTAGCTAACTTAACTGCATCGTTGACACTTCCTGAAGAAAGAGATATCCAAATTACAATAGGAGAATGCCATGTGCTACCTCAATCCACAGAAAGAGTTAAAGAGGAAAATACAGTCAACTTGATAACTTTCCATGACAATGCAAACGAAACTGACTGGCGCCAACCAATCAAAGACTACATCCAAAAAGGAGTCTTGCCAGAAGACTTAAAAGAAAAATAG